A single region of the Hyphomicrobiales bacterium genome encodes:
- the aprD gene encoding Alkaline protease secretion ATP-binding protein AprD, translated as MSQAGMMGGGKKAPTALNAAIRATRPAFVTAIIFSFFINLLGLTGSLYMMQVYDRVLSSRNLTTLVVLTILIAILYLVSASLESLRTRLLVRAGVRFDEEVNADAFNAVQRASLRQPGPGHVQALRDVDSIREFFTGQGLITFCDVPWVPIYIIAATLLHPWYGVLAIITALISAALAFANDRATRPVLDQATKANITAQNQALTTFRNAEVLQAMGMVGRLREKWVKHHYDALGHQAQASDRAGGLMAGIKFNRAFMQSLILGVGAYLAIKREISPGMMIAASIIVGRCVQPIEMAISNWKSLVNMRSAYERVQGLLRALPPPGARMRLPDPKGDIAVENLIVRVPTRDMPVLKGVSFSVTAGTVLGVIGPSAAGKSSLARALVGVWPAAAGCVRLDGSDLTHWDPEQLGRFLGYLPQDVELFSGSIAENIARFGDMDEAGIVGAAQLAGVHEMIQRLPDGYNTQIGEGGQALSGGQRQRVGLARALYGSPPILVLDEPNASLDAAGEQALMAAIRQLKMAGCTVILISHKTNSLALCDAILVLAEGGVQAFGPRDEVLAKVLGPRIVGPQGAGPMTAAPGQPGIAAAAAPG; from the coding sequence ATGTCGCAGGCGGGGATGATGGGTGGGGGTAAGAAGGCGCCGACGGCGCTGAACGCGGCGATCCGAGCGACGCGTCCTGCCTTTGTGACGGCGATCATTTTTTCGTTTTTCATCAATCTTCTGGGTTTGACGGGTTCGTTGTACATGATGCAGGTCTATGACCGCGTCCTGTCGAGCCGGAACCTGACGACGCTTGTCGTGCTGACGATCCTGATCGCGATTTTGTATCTTGTTTCGGCCTCGCTGGAGAGTCTGCGGACGCGGCTTCTGGTGCGGGCGGGGGTGCGGTTTGACGAGGAGGTGAACGCGGATGCGTTCAACGCGGTGCAGCGCGCCTCGCTGCGCCAGCCCGGGCCTGGCCATGTCCAGGCCCTGCGCGACGTCGACAGCATCCGGGAGTTTTTCACGGGCCAGGGGCTGATCACCTTCTGCGACGTGCCGTGGGTGCCGATCTACATCATCGCGGCGACACTGCTGCATCCGTGGTACGGGGTTTTGGCGATCATCACGGCCTTGATCTCGGCGGCGCTGGCTTTCGCCAACGACCGGGCGACGCGGCCGGTGCTGGACCAGGCGACGAAGGCCAATATCACGGCGCAGAACCAGGCGCTGACCACCTTCCGCAACGCGGAGGTGCTGCAGGCGATGGGGATGGTGGGACGGCTGCGCGAGAAGTGGGTGAAGCACCACTACGACGCGCTCGGCCACCAGGCACAGGCGTCCGACCGGGCCGGCGGGCTGATGGCCGGCATCAAGTTCAACCGCGCCTTCATGCAGAGCCTGATCCTGGGGGTCGGGGCGTATCTGGCGATCAAGCGGGAGATCTCGCCGGGCATGATGATCGCGGCGTCGATCATCGTGGGGCGCTGCGTGCAGCCGATCGAGATGGCGATCAGCAACTGGAAGTCGCTGGTCAACATGCGCTCGGCCTATGAGCGTGTGCAGGGCCTGCTGCGGGCCCTGCCGCCCCCTGGCGCGCGCATGCGGCTGCCGGATCCGAAGGGCGACATCGCGGTCGAGAACCTGATCGTGCGGGTGCCGACGCGGGACATGCCGGTCCTGAAGGGCGTTTCCTTCTCGGTCACGGCGGGCACGGTGCTGGGTGTCATCGGGCCGAGTGCGGCGGGCAAATCGAGCCTGGCGCGGGCGCTTGTCGGGGTCTGGCCGGCGGCGGCGGGCTGCGTGCGGCTCGACGGGTCGGACCTGACCCATTGGGATCCCGAGCAGCTCGGGCGCTTCCTCGGCTATCTGCCGCAGGACGTGGAGCTGTTCTCCGGCTCGATCGCCGAGAACATCGCGCGCTTCGGCGACATGGACGAGGCGGGAATCGTGGGGGCGGCGCAGCTGGCCGGCGTGCATGAGATGATCCAGCGGCTGCCGGATGGCTACAACACGCAGATCGGCGAAGGTGGGCAGGCCCTGTCGGGCGGCCAGCGCCAGCGCGTCGGTCTGGCGCGGGCGCTTTACGGTTCGCCGCCGATCCTGGTGCTGGACGAGCCGAACGCGAGCCTCGACGCGGCCGGCGAGCAGGCGCTGATGGCGGCGATCCGGCAGTTGAAGATGGCCGGATGCACGGTCATCCTGATCAGCCACAAGACCAATTCGCTGGCCTTGTGCGATGCCATCCTGGTGCTGGCGGAAGGCGGCGTGCAGGCCTTCGGGCCGCGCGACGAGGTGCTGGCCAAGGTACTCGGGCCGCGCATCGTCGGGCCGCAGGGCGCAGGACCGATGACGGCGGCTCCCGGCCAGCCCGGCATCGCCGCGGCGGCCGCGCCGGGCTGA
- a CDS encoding conserved hypothetical protein (Evidence 4 : Unknown function but conserved in other organisms) — MSDIAVNNALDVDGATAPAGTNPAAVKEYAIEVKQWQLYEQLKLSIGSHVFSASSVVEGFRLDAPGGPQCNGRASLEHFVAFNKTAIESLTGGTVSVRPAQSGPGNFEIVIAAKDGSDLKGGAVSAAMDRGKTQHGPAHFDGLTQDNLVALRADGVLAPLSTAQTEGTTKATVDVGAWNARDTLHVNIGAHSFSAGAAANSARSLEQFLATNGHAINDLTGGTLVIENGDLVIKGTDALKGGAISAYMETGDFLSATKPLIALAVTQDSGAAEGAAYETPAAAPTSSEYRLAIGPWMEHQQFQLTIGEHVYSSYGVFGINTAGSLAKFVEMNKAPIEALTGGKVEAQGNTLVIHSDTGLKGGDVSAHMDEWNGTKIDVSSTAYVTPVDPVDPVDPVDPVDPVDPVDPVDPVDPVDPVDPVDPVDPVDPVDPVDPKGGLTGTKTDTGTSYTVDAGGFNQDGDAEKVIEGLNLGTQNIKGRVDTIDFAFDIDLVANTSRVQAIAGASLKEAVDGLFKAGGELDGSHHTAGLFGYGKDVYLIAANEVGAAFGADDVIVKVTGYTGAADHSDFV, encoded by the coding sequence GTGAGTGATATTGCTGTGAATAACGCGCTTGATGTCGACGGCGCGACGGCTCCTGCTGGCACAAATCCGGCAGCGGTGAAGGAATATGCGATCGAAGTGAAGCAGTGGCAGCTCTACGAGCAGCTCAAGCTCAGCATCGGCAGCCATGTGTTCTCGGCATCGAGCGTTGTCGAAGGTTTTCGCCTGGACGCGCCCGGCGGCCCGCAATGCAACGGCCGCGCCTCCCTTGAGCATTTCGTCGCCTTCAACAAGACCGCGATCGAGAGCCTGACAGGCGGCACGGTCTCCGTGCGCCCGGCCCAGAGCGGACCCGGCAATTTCGAGATCGTCATCGCGGCGAAGGACGGTTCCGATCTCAAGGGCGGCGCCGTCTCGGCTGCCATGGACCGCGGCAAGACCCAGCACGGGCCGGCCCATTTCGATGGCCTGACCCAGGACAACCTCGTGGCCCTGCGCGCCGATGGCGTGCTGGCGCCCCTCTCGACGGCGCAGACCGAGGGCACGACCAAGGCCACGGTTGATGTCGGCGCCTGGAACGCGCGTGATACCCTGCACGTCAATATCGGCGCGCACAGCTTCTCGGCCGGTGCGGCCGCCAATTCCGCCCGATCGCTCGAACAGTTCCTCGCGACCAACGGGCACGCCATCAACGATCTCACGGGTGGCACGCTCGTCATTGAAAACGGCGATCTGGTCATCAAGGGTACGGACGCACTGAAGGGCGGTGCCATTTCCGCCTATATGGAGACAGGCGACTTCCTGTCCGCAACAAAGCCGCTCATTGCGTTGGCGGTCACGCAGGACAGCGGTGCCGCCGAGGGCGCCGCTTATGAGACGCCCGCCGCGGCCCCGACCTCAAGCGAATATCGCCTCGCGATCGGCCCATGGATGGAGCACCAGCAGTTCCAGCTTACCATCGGCGAGCACGTTTACTCGTCCTACGGCGTGTTCGGGATCAACACGGCGGGATCGCTCGCGAAGTTCGTGGAGATGAACAAGGCGCCGATTGAGGCGCTGACGGGCGGCAAGGTGGAAGCCCAGGGGAATACCCTCGTCATCCATAGCGACACCGGCCTGAAGGGTGGCGACGTCTCAGCCCATATGGACGAGTGGAATGGGACGAAGATCGACGTAAGCTCCACGGCTTACGTGACGCCGGTCGATCCTGTCGACCCCGTCGACCCCGTGGATCCAGTCGACCCGGTAGACCCGGTCGATCCCGTCGACCCGGTGGACCCAGTCGATCCCGTCGACCCGGTGGACCCAGTCGATCCCGTCGACCCGGTGGACCCAGTCGATCCCAAGGGCGGCCTGACAGGGACAAAGACTGACACAGGTACGAGCTATACCGTCGATGCCGGTGGCTTCAATCAGGATGGCGATGCGGAGAAGGTGATCGAGGGGCTTAACCTTGGCACCCAGAACATCAAGGGCCGGGTTGATACGATCGACTTCGCCTTCGACATCGATCTCGTCGCCAACACCTCGCGGGTCCAGGCCATTGCTGGTGCCAGCCTTAAGGAGGCCGTTGACGGCCTGTTCAAGGCCGGTGGCGAGTTGGACGGCAGCCATCACACCGCTGGCTTGTTCGGCTATGGCAAGGACGTGTATCTCATCGCCGCCAATGAAGTCGGTGCGGCATTTGGCGCCGACGATGTGATCGTAAAGGTAACGGGGTACACCGGCGCCGCCGACCACTCGGACTTCGTTTAA
- a CDS encoding SAM-dependent methyltransferase, giving the protein MADWSDGYVTEVGYTHGFYRELVPISLQLAALTAGVKPPSGRLRYLELGCGQGMSANIIAAANPDVSVTAIDFNPAHIAGACDLARLARSERIDLREASFADLAADPDLGDFDIIALHGVYSWVSAENRALIREIARKRLKTGGLLYVSYNALPGWAAAAPLRRLLIDAADQQSGPLFDRIEASLDFAKRLETVQARYFTQSPPVGSRLDGLVKQQKAYIAHEYLNADWTPFYCTDVRRDFEGAKLSYVGQVQLSDQVDVINFTEPQRALLAEIKDAAFRDLAGDMILNRPFRRDLFVRGRLPLEGAQLFEAWAGQRFVLSTAPRAIARSITTPVGTIGLQEAIYDPLVEALAERPSTVRDLLNRPSLSTIGWPRIHQALLILVGQGAVSPALPSEGEEARAVGTAHFNDAVLNAARHGGQLSYLASPVTGSAIAVDRISQLALLARRQKAENLVGFIWSVFAAQGQRLMKDGAPLQDEAANRAEIEARLSTFHDELLPTLARLRVG; this is encoded by the coding sequence ATGGCGGATTGGAGCGATGGCTACGTCACGGAAGTCGGCTACACGCACGGCTTCTATCGCGAGCTCGTGCCGATCAGCCTGCAGCTCGCGGCATTGACCGCCGGTGTCAAGCCGCCGTCCGGGCGGCTGCGCTATCTCGAACTCGGCTGCGGCCAGGGCATGTCGGCCAATATCATCGCCGCCGCCAATCCCGACGTCTCGGTGACCGCCATCGACTTCAACCCCGCCCATATCGCGGGTGCCTGTGACCTGGCGCGGCTCGCGCGCAGCGAGCGCATCGACCTGCGCGAGGCAAGCTTCGCGGATCTCGCGGCCGATCCCGATCTCGGCGATTTCGACATCATCGCGCTCCACGGCGTCTATAGCTGGGTGTCGGCGGAGAACCGCGCCCTCATTCGTGAGATCGCGCGCAAACGCCTAAAAACCGGCGGCCTGCTTTACGTCTCCTACAATGCCCTGCCCGGCTGGGCCGCCGCCGCGCCTCTGCGCCGTCTGCTCATCGACGCGGCCGACCAGCAATCCGGCCCGTTGTTCGATCGGATCGAAGCGAGCCTTGACTTCGCGAAGCGGCTGGAGACCGTCCAGGCCCGCTACTTCACCCAGTCTCCTCCGGTCGGCAGCCGGCTCGACGGACTGGTCAAGCAACAGAAGGCTTATATCGCCCACGAATATCTCAATGCCGATTGGACGCCGTTCTACTGCACGGACGTGCGCCGCGACTTCGAAGGCGCCAAGCTGAGCTATGTTGGCCAGGTCCAGCTCTCCGATCAGGTCGATGTCATCAACTTCACCGAGCCGCAGCGGGCGCTTCTCGCGGAGATCAAGGACGCGGCCTTTCGCGATCTCGCCGGTGACATGATCCTGAACCGCCCGTTCCGTCGCGATCTCTTCGTGCGGGGGCGCCTGCCCCTGGAAGGCGCGCAGCTGTTCGAGGCCTGGGCCGGGCAGCGCTTCGTGCTGTCGACGGCGCCGCGGGCCATCGCGCGGTCCATCACCACCCCGGTCGGCACGATCGGCTTGCAGGAAGCGATCTACGATCCGTTGGTCGAGGCGCTCGCCGAGCGGCCCAGCACCGTCCGGGACCTGCTGAACAGGCCATCGCTCTCCACCATCGGCTGGCCCCGTATCCATCAGGCTCTGCTGATCCTCGTCGGCCAGGGAGCCGTGAGCCCGGCGCTTCCCTCAGAGGGCGAGGAAGCGCGCGCGGTCGGCACGGCCCATTTCAACGATGCCGTCCTCAATGCCGCGCGGCACGGCGGCCAGTTGTCGTATCTCGCCTCGCCCGTCACGGGCAGCGCCATCGCGGTCGACCGCATCAGCCAGCTCGCGCTTCTGGCCCGTCGCCAGAAGGCCGAAAACCTGGTCGGCTTCATCTGGTCGGTCTTCGCGGCGCAGGGCCAACGTCTCATGAAGGACGGCGCGCCCTTGCAGGATGAAGCCGCCAATCGCGCCGAGATCGAAGCGCGTCTGTCGACCTTCCATGACGAGTTGTTGCCGACGCTGGCGCGCCTGCGCGTCGGCTGA
- a CDS encoding SapC protein, with protein sequence MFKTQIPLTFAQHRDLRVFESNDYSHAKAETLAPFVFDEMSDIAREYPIIFPDNKSDLPSALLGVEPGKNAYVADDGRWLATYIPAHVRRYPFVFGSVEQPEGEQKRMLVFFDPDAPHLKNPSGHPVFTTDGQLTPHMQRRMQLLEHIQKKIAATRAIVLAISERGLFAERSIVIRKPDGTGHQIQGLRVVDEKKLNQLPDADFNALRKSGALPLIYAHLLSWANFRQGPIGGKYPDLAAKAGGNNAPFQFESDVLDLSHLS encoded by the coding sequence ATGTTCAAGACGCAGATTCCCCTGACCTTCGCGCAACACCGCGATCTGCGGGTCTTCGAAAGCAACGACTACAGCCACGCCAAAGCTGAGACGCTTGCCCCGTTCGTCTTCGACGAGATGAGCGATATTGCGCGCGAATATCCCATCATCTTTCCCGACAACAAGAGCGACCTCCCTTCTGCCCTTCTCGGGGTTGAGCCCGGCAAAAATGCCTATGTCGCGGACGACGGCCGTTGGCTGGCGACTTATATTCCCGCGCATGTCCGTCGTTATCCCTTCGTGTTCGGAAGCGTTGAGCAACCGGAGGGCGAGCAAAAGCGCATGCTGGTTTTCTTCGATCCCGACGCACCGCATCTGAAGAACCCGAGCGGACATCCCGTTTTCACCACCGACGGCCAGTTGACGCCCCACATGCAGCGGCGCATGCAGCTTCTGGAGCATATCCAGAAAAAGATTGCCGCGACCCGCGCCATCGTCCTCGCAATCAGCGAGCGTGGACTTTTCGCGGAGCGCAGCATCGTCATCCGCAAGCCGGATGGGACCGGCCACCAGATCCAGGGCCTTCGCGTCGTCGACGAGAAGAAGCTCAATCAGCTCCCCGACGCCGATTTCAACGCCCTGCGCAAATCCGGCGCGCTCCCCCTGATCTACGCCCACCTCCTGTCATGGGCCAATTTCCGGCAGGGGCCGATCGGCGGCAAATACCCGGATCTGGCCGCCAAGGCCGGCGGCAACAACGCGCCGTTCCAGTTCGAGAGCGACGTGCTCGACCTTTCGCATCTGAGCTAG
- a CDS encoding conserved hypothetical protein (Evidence 4 : Unknown function but conserved in other organisms), with the protein MTIPADIVIQRYEGILRSTPSEAQVAAYSDSPSVEALDNALLAAATVTVDPVVRLYQAVFGRVPDSDGLNFWVAAYDGGQGMSLPVLASAFGDSGEFEAQYGGLSNSEIVGRLYANVLGRPGDAAGIAFWTEVLNNGGTLAEVIVGFSQSPEFITSTEPYIEGFLLAAADGEGIYTGSLFDVLTTTYDLTVNADHIVGTGSDEIFSAPLATGLDGAFATQTLQGVDTLDGGDGRDILKAELNGFVGIAGSHDPSIKNIEEFQLTSRGNSAQLDMTRVEGVEEVRNVNSTRDLNVYNIQNSVLLGMDKVSGNTTFTASYAADALGSDHASQDVELNSVGKDVNNRAELRVYANGADVITDLALTVTGDNFLQVNYGLHGTVENLTIDGDGDLNVRGNWFQQQWDSLKTLDASAMTGDLNIDLRGSEVLESVETGSGDDRVVVNGANFDGADILVDLGAGDNEFALAKVYNHGDINDLDFTGTTLVGFDGNLEFVDNISLGGNATLDLDGIGEQVETLDFTFVDGNGSWLTLANTVDVLTIDAEFGIEDLRLDAGNVTELTVKSFDGTIDLDSLAGAALTTLKIETSDLVNGNVWLDVDGADDIAALQNVDVAAAANAAVEFDASAPSDDLNALRNVNVVAGGDAYVEFEGVAGVPYDPGTQEVATFTVNVVAQSVGAGFGQTTQTAGQIVLSSQGFPGGSIIVPYATSFAYPFGIGIGPNNPLHDQGVAQDIVDYLNTNLSSLLTATRNGSDVEIVWNDVGDQGAITSFPLAVSLGTWTNPVINTVDGTPEIPLVLPEGFDNLETVNVEGGQDADAHFHDVVGSFNFTATAGVDSDVQFINTGVVTAAITAGNDVDVDVFGDTSGNASLVSLTVVAGHDANVELVDNLASFTTLDVSGVVAKLTVDASDADYGLVAVSYLIGATTTVDFQAEISFDTRELFTFIGDDVGAVRIDHFEGGNTTTSDRIDLSHFGVTSAGQLSFVDNAGNLEISSITGAFDGHITLVGLGADANDVSQFNIIYA; encoded by the coding sequence ATGACAATTCCTGCTGATATCGTCATTCAGCGCTACGAGGGGATCCTCCGGTCCACTCCTTCCGAGGCACAGGTTGCCGCCTATTCGGACAGCCCCAGCGTCGAAGCTCTCGACAACGCTCTGCTGGCTGCCGCGACCGTCACCGTCGACCCGGTGGTACGCCTCTATCAGGCCGTCTTCGGCCGCGTGCCGGATTCCGATGGCCTCAATTTCTGGGTCGCCGCCTATGACGGTGGCCAGGGCATGTCCCTGCCCGTGCTCGCCAGCGCCTTCGGCGATTCCGGCGAATTCGAGGCCCAGTATGGTGGCCTGTCCAACTCCGAAATCGTTGGCCGTCTCTATGCCAACGTCCTCGGTCGTCCGGGCGACGCCGCCGGCATCGCCTTCTGGACCGAAGTCCTCAACAACGGCGGCACGCTCGCCGAGGTCATCGTTGGCTTCTCGCAGTCGCCGGAGTTCATCACGTCGACTGAGCCCTATATCGAGGGCTTCCTCCTGGCCGCTGCCGATGGCGAAGGCATCTACACGGGCTCGCTGTTCGACGTTCTCACGACGACCTACGACCTGACCGTCAATGCCGACCACATCGTGGGCACGGGCAGCGACGAGATCTTCTCCGCTCCGCTCGCGACGGGCCTCGACGGCGCTTTCGCCACGCAGACGCTGCAGGGCGTTGACACGCTCGACGGCGGCGACGGCCGTGATATCCTCAAGGCCGAGCTCAACGGCTTCGTCGGGATTGCCGGTTCGCACGATCCGTCGATCAAGAACATCGAAGAGTTCCAGCTCACCTCGCGTGGGAACAGCGCCCAGCTCGACATGACCCGTGTTGAAGGTGTCGAGGAAGTCCGCAACGTCAATTCGACGCGCGATCTGAATGTGTACAACATTCAGAACTCAGTTCTGCTTGGCATGGACAAGGTGTCCGGCAACACCACATTCACGGCCTCCTACGCGGCCGATGCCCTTGGCAGCGATCATGCCTCGCAGGACGTCGAGCTCAACAGCGTCGGCAAGGACGTGAACAACCGCGCGGAACTGAGGGTCTACGCGAACGGCGCTGATGTCATCACCGATCTCGCGCTGACGGTCACCGGCGACAACTTTTTGCAGGTGAACTACGGCCTGCACGGCACCGTCGAGAACCTCACCATCGATGGTGACGGCGATCTCAACGTGCGCGGCAACTGGTTCCAGCAGCAGTGGGACAGCCTCAAGACGCTCGACGCGAGCGCCATGACGGGCGACCTCAATATCGACCTGCGCGGTTCTGAAGTTCTCGAGAGCGTCGAAACCGGCTCTGGCGACGACCGTGTTGTCGTGAACGGCGCCAACTTCGACGGCGCGGACATCCTCGTCGACCTCGGTGCGGGCGACAATGAATTCGCGCTCGCTAAGGTCTACAACCACGGCGACATCAACGACCTCGACTTCACCGGCACCACGCTGGTCGGCTTTGACGGCAACCTCGAGTTCGTCGACAACATTAGCCTCGGCGGCAACGCCACGCTCGACCTTGACGGCATCGGCGAGCAGGTTGAGACGCTCGACTTCACGTTCGTCGATGGCAATGGCAGCTGGCTGACGCTGGCGAACACCGTTGACGTCCTGACAATCGACGCCGAATTTGGCATCGAAGATCTCAGGCTTGACGCGGGCAATGTCACTGAGCTGACCGTCAAGTCCTTCGATGGCACCATCGACCTCGACTCCCTCGCCGGCGCAGCTCTGACCACCCTCAAGATCGAGACATCCGATCTGGTCAACGGCAATGTGTGGCTGGACGTCGACGGCGCTGACGACATCGCTGCCCTTCAGAACGTTGATGTCGCGGCAGCTGCCAATGCAGCGGTTGAGTTCGATGCATCTGCTCCCAGCGACGACCTGAACGCTCTTCGGAACGTCAACGTCGTGGCCGGCGGCGACGCTTACGTCGAGTTCGAAGGCGTTGCAGGCGTGCCGTACGATCCTGGTACGCAGGAAGTTGCAACTTTCACCGTTAACGTAGTTGCACAGAGCGTCGGAGCTGGGTTTGGCCAGACGACTCAGACCGCCGGTCAGATTGTCTTGTCGAGCCAGGGCTTCCCTGGCGGCTCGATCATCGTGCCGTACGCGACGTCGTTTGCTTACCCCTTCGGCATCGGTATTGGTCCGAACAACCCGCTGCACGATCAGGGCGTTGCCCAGGATATCGTGGACTATCTCAACACTAACCTCAGCTCCCTTCTGACCGCTACTCGGAACGGATCGGATGTTGAGATCGTGTGGAACGACGTCGGTGACCAGGGCGCTATCACCAGCTTCCCGCTGGCGGTTTCGCTCGGAACCTGGACAAATCCGGTCATCAACACGGTTGATGGTACGCCGGAGATTCCGCTGGTTCTCCCAGAGGGCTTCGACAACCTCGAGACCGTCAACGTCGAAGGCGGCCAGGATGCTGACGCCCACTTCCATGACGTTGTGGGTTCCTTCAACTTCACAGCGACCGCTGGCGTCGACTCGGACGTTCAGTTCATCAACACCGGTGTTGTGACCGCCGCCATTACAGCGGGCAACGACGTCGATGTTGACGTGTTCGGCGATACTTCTGGCAACGCCTCTCTGGTCTCGCTGACTGTTGTTGCTGGTCACGACGCCAACGTTGAGCTGGTCGACAACCTCGCCAGCTTCACAACGCTCGACGTGTCTGGCGTTGTCGCCAAGCTCACCGTCGACGCTTCGGATGCTGACTATGGTTTGGTGGCCGTTTCCTACCTGATCGGCGCAACGACCACGGTGGACTTCCAGGCGGAGATCAGCTTCGACACCCGCGAGCTGTTCACCTTCATCGGTGATGATGTCGGCGCTGTCAGGATCGATCACTTCGAAGGCGGCAACACCACCACCTCCGACCGTATTGACCTCTCGCACTTCGGTGTCACCAGCGCTGGCCAGCTGTCCTTCGTGGACAATGCCGGCAACCTGGAGATCTCCTCGATCACCGGCGCGTTCGATGGCCACATCACGCTCGTCGGTCTCGGCGCGGACGCGAACGACGTGTCGCAGTTCAACATCATTTACGCCTAA
- a CDS encoding hypothetical protein (Evidence 5 : Unknown function) yields the protein MTSFWWALKEAVSSEIDGEQEVYGVLSTRAVSAGTV from the coding sequence ATGACGTCGTTTTGGTGGGCATTAAAAGAGGCGGTTTCCTCTGAAATAGATGGTGAACAGGAGGTTTATGGCGTGCTCTCCACGCGCGCCGTGTCCGCCGGCACGGTTTAG
- a CDS encoding Helix-turn-helix protein, translating to MYGNPQRRSANDVQELRRAAGRWLKQRREACNLSQRDLSTLVGTDYYTFISQLETGRGRIPPDRYRVWAEALQMEPKEFVRQILQFYDPATYEILFEDT from the coding sequence ATGTATGGAAATCCGCAAAGGCGTAGCGCCAATGACGTGCAGGAGCTTCGCCGCGCAGCCGGCCGTTGGCTGAAACAGCGACGGGAAGCATGCAATCTGTCGCAGCGTGATCTCTCTACGCTTGTGGGCACGGATTACTACACCTTCATTTCCCAGCTTGAGACCGGCCGCGGACGTATTCCCCCGGATCGATACCGTGTGTGGGCCGAGGCCCTGCAGATGGAGCCGAAGGAGTTCGTCCGGCAGATCCTGCAGTTCTATGATCCCGCCACCTACGAAATCCTCTTCGAAGACACCTGA